Proteins encoded by one window of Chaetodon trifascialis isolate fChaTrf1 chromosome 15, fChaTrf1.hap1, whole genome shotgun sequence:
- the ube2z gene encoding ubiquitin-conjugating enzyme E2 Z isoform X1: protein MADSFGEQSSGGALGLGVTGQGSGASLLPTLANSLPVGHSTASGAHSSANPASPPPAAAAQSGLTAVVAPMSAVTASLAGFGNTFTPGSSPPAVAVSPTVHASSPLPGVGLGVGGVAGAGLLSQIHATSWDPTLSTDWDNEKASQQCILRIKRDIMSIYKEPPPGMFVVPDPQDMTKIHALITGPFDTPYEGGFFLFLFRCPPDYPIHPPRVKLITTGHNTVRFNPNFYRNGKVCLSILGTWTGPAWSPAQSISSVLISIQSLMTENPYHNEPGFEQERHPGDSKNYNECIRHETMRVAVCDMLEGKVPCPEALWSVMEKSFLEYYDFYEGVCKERLHLQGQNMQDPFGEKRGRFDYQGLLTRLSATHRRIRQKSLAEDNHNDEDSDSDTSSSGTDPDSQGSSQP, encoded by the exons ATGGCGGACAGCTTTGGAGAGCAGTCCAGCGGCGGTGCCCTTGGCTTAGGCGTTACCGGACAGGGCAGCGGAGCTTCGCTGTTGCCGACTCTGGCGAACTCTCTGCCGGTAGGACACTCGACAGCCAGCGGTGCTCACTCCAGCGCTAACCCGGCCTCCCCTCCTCCCGCGGCTGCGGCGCAGAGTGGCCTCACCGCTGTGGTGGCCCCCATGTCCGCCGTCACTGCTTCCCTGGCCGGTTTTGGGAATACGTTCACCCCTGGCTCCTCACCACCCGCCGTGGCCGTGTCTCCGACCGTGCACGCCTCCTCACCTCTCCCCGGTGTTGGGCTTGGGGTCGGCGGGGTGGCAGGAGCGGGCCTCCTGTCCCAAATCCACGCCACTTCCTGGGACCCGACCCTCAGCACGGACTGGGACAACGAGAAGGCTTCCCAGCAGTGCATCCTGAGGATAAAGAG gGATATAATGTCCATCTACAAGGAACCTCCACCAGGGATGTTTGTTGTCCCTGATCCTCAAGACATGACCAAG ATCCATGCCCTAATCACAGGGCCGTTCGACACACCGTACGAGGGcggcttcttcctcttcctgttccgCTGCCCCCCCGACTACCCCATCCATCCACCGCGGGTCAAGCTCATCACCACCGGACACAACACTGTCCGCTTCAACCCCAACTTCTACCGCAATGGCAAGGTCTGCCTCAGCATCCTGGG gacaTGGACAGGCCCAGCATGGAGTCCAGCTCAGAGTATCTCATCTGTCCTCATCTCCATCCAGTCTCTGATGACAGAGAACCCCTATCATAATGAACCTGGCTTTGAACAG GAGCGCCACCCAGGGGACAGCAAGAACTACAACGAATGTATCCGCCATGAAACCATGAGGGTGGCTGTGTGTGACATGCTGGAGGGAAAAGTCCCCTGTCCTGAGGCTCTGTG gagTGTCATGGAAAAGTCCTTCCTGGAATACTATGATTTCTATGAGGGAGTCTGCAAAGAGAGGCTGCATCTACAGGGACAGAACATGCAG GACCCATTTGGTGAGAAGCGTGGTCGTTTCGACTACCAGGGCCTTCTGACTCGCCTCAGCGCCACCCACAGGCGAATACGGCAGAAAAGCCTGGCGGAGGACAACCACAACGACGAGGATTCAGACTCGGACACCAGCTCCTCTGGCACGGACCCTGACAGCCAGGGCAGCTCCCAGCCCTGA
- the ube2z gene encoding ubiquitin-conjugating enzyme E2 Z isoform X2 produces MADSFGEQSSGGALGLGVTGQGSGASLLPTLANSLPVGHSTASGAHSSANPASPPPAAAAQSGLTAVVAPMSAVTASLAGFGNTFTPGSSPPAVAVSPTVHASSPLPGVGLGVGGVAGAGLLSQIHATSWDPTLSTDWDNEKASQQCILRIKRDIMSIYKEPPPGMFVVPDPQDMTKIHALITGPFDTPYEGGFFLFLFRCPPDYPIHPPRVKLITTGHNTVRFNPNFYRNGKVCLSILGTWTGPAWSPAQSISSVLISIQSLMTENPYHNEPGFEQVRHPGDSKNYNECIRHETMRVAVCDMLEGKVPCPEALWSVMEKSFLEYYDFYEGVCKERLHLQGQNMQDPFGEKRGRFDYQGLLTRLSATHRRIRQKSLAEDNHNDEDSDSDTSSSGTDPDSQGSSQP; encoded by the exons ATGGCGGACAGCTTTGGAGAGCAGTCCAGCGGCGGTGCCCTTGGCTTAGGCGTTACCGGACAGGGCAGCGGAGCTTCGCTGTTGCCGACTCTGGCGAACTCTCTGCCGGTAGGACACTCGACAGCCAGCGGTGCTCACTCCAGCGCTAACCCGGCCTCCCCTCCTCCCGCGGCTGCGGCGCAGAGTGGCCTCACCGCTGTGGTGGCCCCCATGTCCGCCGTCACTGCTTCCCTGGCCGGTTTTGGGAATACGTTCACCCCTGGCTCCTCACCACCCGCCGTGGCCGTGTCTCCGACCGTGCACGCCTCCTCACCTCTCCCCGGTGTTGGGCTTGGGGTCGGCGGGGTGGCAGGAGCGGGCCTCCTGTCCCAAATCCACGCCACTTCCTGGGACCCGACCCTCAGCACGGACTGGGACAACGAGAAGGCTTCCCAGCAGTGCATCCTGAGGATAAAGAG gGATATAATGTCCATCTACAAGGAACCTCCACCAGGGATGTTTGTTGTCCCTGATCCTCAAGACATGACCAAG ATCCATGCCCTAATCACAGGGCCGTTCGACACACCGTACGAGGGcggcttcttcctcttcctgttccgCTGCCCCCCCGACTACCCCATCCATCCACCGCGGGTCAAGCTCATCACCACCGGACACAACACTGTCCGCTTCAACCCCAACTTCTACCGCAATGGCAAGGTCTGCCTCAGCATCCTGGG gacaTGGACAGGCCCAGCATGGAGTCCAGCTCAGAGTATCTCATCTGTCCTCATCTCCATCCAGTCTCTGATGACAGAGAACCCCTATCATAATGAACCTGGCTTTGAACAGGTA CGCCACCCAGGGGACAGCAAGAACTACAACGAATGTATCCGCCATGAAACCATGAGGGTGGCTGTGTGTGACATGCTGGAGGGAAAAGTCCCCTGTCCTGAGGCTCTGTG gagTGTCATGGAAAAGTCCTTCCTGGAATACTATGATTTCTATGAGGGAGTCTGCAAAGAGAGGCTGCATCTACAGGGACAGAACATGCAG GACCCATTTGGTGAGAAGCGTGGTCGTTTCGACTACCAGGGCCTTCTGACTCGCCTCAGCGCCACCCACAGGCGAATACGGCAGAAAAGCCTGGCGGAGGACAACCACAACGACGAGGATTCAGACTCGGACACCAGCTCCTCTGGCACGGACCCTGACAGCCAGGGCAGCTCCCAGCCCTGA